The following coding sequences lie in one Arachis ipaensis cultivar K30076 chromosome B03, Araip1.1, whole genome shotgun sequence genomic window:
- the LOC107629430 gene encoding uncharacterized protein LOC107629430, with the protein MGLSIEKESMSQKHYHIHKLFLFCNYILLGAASSCIFLTLSLRLFPSLCGFFLILLHAFTIAGAVSGCAAVSGDANRWYSAHMVATVLTAIFQGSISVLIFTRTGDFLVQLNSYVREDDASVILKLGGGLAALIFCLEWVVLTLAFFLKYYSYVEGSDGVAARRTAKVQGHDDLKDWPWPFQV; encoded by the coding sequence ATGGGGTTGTCCATAGAGAAAGAGTCAATGAGTCAAAAGCACTATCATATCCACAAGCTTTTCTTGTTCTGCAACTACATACTCCTTGGCGCAGCCTCCAGTTGCATCttcctcaccctctctctccgcCTCTTCCCCTCCCTCTGCGGCTTCTTCTTGATCCTCCTCCACGCGTTCACCATCGCAGGCGCTGTGTCTGGCTGCGCCGCCGTTTCTGGAGATGCTAACCGCTGGTACTCTGCTCACATGGTGGCCACCGTGCTAACCGCCATATTCCAGGGATCTATTTCGGTGCTAATATTCACGAGAACTGGGGACTTTCTTGTGCAGTTGAATTCATACGTGAGGGAAGATGATGCCTCGGTGATCCTCAAACTTGGTGGGGGCCTTGCTGCTTTGATATTCTGCTTGGAATGGGTGGTCCTCACTCTTGCGTTTTTCTTGAAGTACTACTCTTATGTCGAAGGAAGTGATGGTGTTGCTGCCAGGAGAACTGCCAAGGTTCAGGGCCATGATGATTTGAAGGATTGGCCATGGCCTTTCCAAGTTTGA
- the LOC107629429 gene encoding serine hydroxymethyltransferase 4: MDPVNVWGNTPLATVDPEIYDLIEKEKRRQSHGIELIASENFTSFAVIEALGSALTNKYSEGLPGNRYYGGNEYIDEIENLCRSRALQAFHLDPQSWGVNVQPYSGSPANFAAYTAVLQPHDRIMGLDLPSGGHLTHGYYTSGGKKISATSIYFESLPYKVNNTTGYIDYDRLEEKALDFRPKLIICGGSAYPRDWDYKRFREVADKVGSLLLCDMAHFSGLVAAQEVNNPFEYCDIVTTTTHKSLRGPRAGMIFFRKGPKPPKKGQPENAVYDFEDKINFSVFPSLQGGPHNHQIGALAVALKQAMSPGFKAYAKQVKANAAALGKFLMGKGYSLVTSGTENHLVLWDLRPLGLTGNKVEKLCDLCNITVNKNAVFGDSSALAPGGVRIGAPAMTSRGLVEKDFEQIGEFLHRAVTITLEVQKEYGKLLKDFNKGLENNKAIEQLKADVEKFAASFDMPGFLMSEMKYKD, from the exons ATGGATCCCGTGAACGTTTGGGGTAACACGCCCTTGGCCACCGTCGACCCTGAGATCTACGACCTCATTGAGAAGGAGAAGCGCCGCCAGAGCCACGGCATCGAGCTCATCGCCTCCGAGAATTTCACCTCCTTCGCCGTCATCGAGGCCCTTGGCAGCGCCCTCACCAACAAATACTCCGAGGGCCTCCCCGGCAACCGTTACTACGGCGGCAATGAGTACATCGACGAGATCGAGAATCTCTGCCGCTCACGCGCCCTCCAGGCCTTCCACCTCGACCCTCAGTCTTGGGGCGTTAACGTCCAGCCTTACTCCGGGTCCCCCGCCAATTTCGCCGCCTACACTGCCGTCCTCCAGCCACATGACCGCATCATGGGGCTTGACCTCCCTTCCGGCGGTCACCTTACCCACGGTTACTACACCTCCGGTGGGAAGAAGATCTCTGCGACTTCCATTTACTTTGAGAGTTTGCCTTACAAGGTGAACAACACCACTGGATACATTGATTACGATAGGCTGGAGGAGAAGGCCTTGGATTTCAGGCCTAAGTTGATTATCTGCGGTGGTAGTGCGTATCCTAGGGATTGGGATTACAAGAGGTTCAGAGAGGTTGCTGATAAGGTCGGTTCGCTTTTGCTCTGTGACATGGCTCACTTCAGTGGCCTTGTTGCTGCTCAG GAAGTTAATAACCCATTCGAGTACTGTGATATTGTGACAACAACCACCCACAAGAGCTTGAGGGGGCCTCGGGCGGGTATGATCTTCTTCAGGAAGGGACCTAAGCCACCCAAGAAGGGGCAGCCTGAGAATGCGGTTTATGATTTCGAGGACAAGATCAACTTCTCTGTCTTCCCTTCCCTTCAGGGTGGTCCTCACAACCACCAGATCGGTGCCCTTGCTGTTGCATTGAAACAGGCCATGTCACCTGGGTTCAAGGCCTATGCTAAGCAAGTTAAGGCCAATGCGGCCGCCCTTGGGAAGTTCTTGATGGGCAAGGGATACAGTCTTGTCACCAGCGGAACTGAGAACCATCTTGTCTTGTGGGATCTCCGCCCTCTTGGATTGACTG GCAACAAGGTGGAGAAACTATGTGATCTCTGCAACATAACTGTGAACAAGAATGCCGTTTTTGGTGATAGCAGTGCCTTGGCTCCTGGAGGAGTGCGTATTG GTGCCCCTGCCATGACTTCTAGAGGTTTGGTTGAGAAGGACTTTGAGCAGATTGGAGAGTTCCTTCACCGGGCTGTGACGATCACTTTGGAGGTTCAGAAGGAGTATGGCAAACTCTTGAAAGATTTCAACAAGGGTTTGGAGAACAACAAGGCTATTGAACAGCTCAAAGCAGATGTTGAGAAGTTCGCTGCCTCATTTGACATGCCTGGCTTCCTTATGTCCGAGATGAAATATAAGGATTAG